A genome region from Pseudomonas helmanticensis includes the following:
- a CDS encoding NAD-dependent epimerase/dehydratase family protein, whose translation MSTRKILVTGAAGKIGNAFWMAYGDELDLRLADVDASRFPDSLESCTLDITDLPGCLAACEGVDTVIHLAADPNPDADFMTSVLPVNMVGTYNMLLAAKTQGCKRFIFASSAQAIEGYPKDVQVHECMAPRPGNLYGVGKAFGEALASLYANDGEMTTIAVRIANVNEFHPGEVHSHRDVAAFISVRDVVALLRNCVEAELSGYHVVHGVSNNRYKRLAIDQTKAIVGYAPLDDAFNILEGRTQQD comes from the coding sequence ATGAGTACGCGAAAAATCCTGGTCACCGGTGCTGCGGGCAAGATCGGCAACGCTTTCTGGATGGCCTATGGCGATGAACTGGACTTGCGTTTGGCCGATGTCGACGCCAGTCGTTTTCCGGATTCGCTGGAAAGCTGCACTCTCGATATCACCGACCTGCCCGGCTGCCTTGCGGCCTGTGAAGGCGTAGACACGGTGATTCACCTCGCGGCGGATCCGAATCCCGACGCGGACTTCATGACCTCTGTCCTGCCGGTGAATATGGTGGGCACCTACAACATGCTGCTCGCCGCGAAGACGCAGGGCTGCAAGCGCTTTATCTTTGCCAGCAGCGCCCAGGCGATTGAAGGCTATCCGAAGGATGTGCAAGTTCACGAATGCATGGCGCCGAGACCCGGCAATCTTTATGGGGTGGGCAAAGCGTTCGGGGAAGCGTTGGCGTCGTTGTATGCCAACGACGGTGAGATGACGACCATCGCCGTGCGCATTGCCAACGTCAACGAATTCCATCCGGGTGAAGTTCACAGCCACAGGGACGTCGCTGCGTTTATCAGTGTCAGGGATGTCGTGGCGTTACTGCGCAACTGCGTTGAAGCCGAGCTGAGCGGATACCACGTGGTCCATGGCGTCTCGAACAACCGCTACAAGCGCCTTGCCATTGACCAGACCAAAGCGATCGTCGGCTACGCGCCGCTGGACGATGCATTCAACATTCTGGAAGGTCGCACTCAGCAAGATTGA
- the ppk2 gene encoding polyphosphate kinase 2, translating to MAKDKKKAVKAPESPKLKNKDYLEQLRKLHVELVKLQEWVIAKGVKVCIVFEGRDGAGKGGTIKALTERVSPRIFRVVALPAPTDREKTQMHVQRYLPHLPAGGEVVIFDRSWYNRAGVERVMGFCTEDQADKFLKSIPWVEHAIVQSGVILLKYWLEVSPEEQTRRLEARINDGRKTWKLTPMDLKSYSRWYDYSRARDEMFKHTDTEHAPWLVADSNDKRRARLNIITDVLSRIPYEDVKREKIELPKRQKPGKYREPDYPYQRVAQKF from the coding sequence ATGGCAAAAGACAAAAAGAAGGCCGTCAAGGCGCCTGAAAGTCCGAAGTTGAAAAACAAGGATTACCTTGAGCAGTTGCGCAAGCTGCACGTTGAGCTGGTCAAGTTGCAGGAGTGGGTGATCGCCAAGGGCGTCAAGGTCTGCATCGTCTTCGAAGGGCGTGATGGCGCGGGCAAGGGCGGGACGATCAAGGCGCTGACCGAACGCGTCAGCCCTCGGATCTTTCGCGTGGTGGCGCTGCCGGCACCGACGGACCGGGAAAAAACCCAGATGCACGTTCAGCGCTACCTGCCTCATTTGCCGGCGGGAGGTGAAGTGGTGATCTTCGACCGCAGTTGGTACAACCGCGCCGGCGTCGAGCGGGTGATGGGCTTTTGCACCGAGGATCAGGCTGACAAATTCCTCAAGTCGATCCCGTGGGTCGAACATGCCATCGTCCAGTCGGGGGTGATCCTGCTCAAGTATTGGCTCGAAGTCAGCCCCGAAGAGCAGACCCGTCGACTTGAAGCGCGGATCAACGACGGCCGCAAGACCTGGAAGCTGACGCCGATGGATCTCAAGTCCTACAGCCGCTGGTACGACTACTCACGGGCGCGGGACGAGATGTTCAAACACACCGACACCGAGCATGCGCCGTGGCTGGTGGCGGACTCGAACGACAAGCGCCGGGCACGGCTGAACATCATCACTGACGTGCTCAGCCGCATTCCGTATGAGGATGTGAAACGCGAGAAGATCGAACTGCCCAAACGGCAGAAACCGGGTAAATACCGCGAGCCGGATTACCCCTATCAACGCGTCGCGCAAAAATTCTGA
- a CDS encoding glyoxalase superfamily protein, whose amino-acid sequence MLSIEQAKQMAKRLRAALASSDQAMTHCAALETVAQQLGYKDWNTASAMLPAAKPESAITFDKAIPILRIFDETKTREFYLDFLGFSVEFEHRFEADLPLYLGISRNGLQLHLSEHHGDASPGSTVFVPMHNIESFGEELLNKRYGYGRPSVVQQDWGKVLEVYDPFGNRIRFCQS is encoded by the coding sequence ATGCTTTCAATCGAACAAGCCAAGCAGATGGCCAAACGGCTGCGCGCCGCGCTGGCGTCGAGCGATCAAGCGATGACCCATTGCGCAGCACTGGAAACAGTCGCGCAGCAATTGGGCTACAAGGACTGGAACACCGCATCGGCAATGCTGCCTGCGGCAAAACCCGAATCCGCAATCACCTTCGACAAAGCCATTCCGATCCTGCGAATTTTCGACGAAACCAAAACCCGCGAGTTCTACCTCGACTTTCTCGGTTTCAGTGTCGAATTCGAACACCGGTTCGAAGCGGATCTACCGCTCTACCTGGGGATCAGCCGCAATGGCCTGCAACTGCATCTTTCCGAACATCATGGCGATGCAAGTCCAGGCTCGACGGTGTTTGTGCCGATGCATAACATCGAATCGTTCGGCGAAGAATTATTGAACAAGCGCTACGGATACGGACGTCCGAGTGTTGTGCAACAGGACTGGGGCAAGGTCCTGGAAGTGTACGACCCCTTCGGTAACCGCATCCGCTTCTGCCAGAGCTGA
- a CDS encoding TonB-dependent receptor family protein: MPSPKSLPTALLGLALACPAMAETQGMELGQVLISADERGGADASIEEAKTRLDQVPGATNVVDMRQPLQGRVASNQDVLAYQPGVYAQSAGNEGVKISVRGSGINRAPGAHASGLYTMLDGLPLTGPGGTPYELLEPLWVDHVEVLRGANGFDRGSLALGGAIDYVSHTGYNAPKLQVRYATGSHGYQQRQVSSGQVLGDFDYYVSLTDANADGYQDHTASESKGLIANFGYRFNPNLETRFYIRYRETDNDLAGRVTKHSIEHDPRAANPSYVSRDDSRKQPGSTFIGNKTTFYIDDDSSIQTGLVYHDYPMDLREGPNRLKVAYTDVSGTFDYKRRDTIFGMESRSNVGLRVTKHLPNDGASEMVRIPTGNTAGYAPGTHMRNFTYQGSDTVLHLGNDLEIADDLWLTTGLAAIYTRRESDVTYPHSGGKTSMNDWDYAPRLGLRYQITPDLQVFGNLSRSVEAPHPWSLIYSSNVRFPAGNGAATGTQKDPVKLQNQTATTLELGGRGDSVVGEWSLAWYYAQVRHELLSVLPDANAVTPYELNASPTVHQGVEASLNSQLWSAADGRQLSLRQAYTFSDFHYRDDERFGDNRLPGLPMHYYQGELRYDWPQGFFAAVNTQLVSKVAVDYADSYYADPYALFGATLGYNAPKGDWQGWVDMRNLTNKHYAATVTPGYDDKGLDAARSTPGEGMGVYVGVSWSLL, encoded by the coding sequence ATGCCGTCGCCCAAATCCCTGCCCACTGCCCTGCTGGGCCTGGCCCTTGCCTGCCCGGCGATGGCCGAGACTCAAGGAATGGAACTGGGGCAAGTGCTGATTTCGGCCGACGAGCGCGGCGGTGCAGACGCCAGCATCGAAGAAGCCAAGACCCGGCTCGATCAGGTGCCAGGCGCCACCAACGTCGTCGATATGCGCCAGCCTTTGCAGGGCCGCGTGGCGAGCAATCAGGACGTGCTGGCCTATCAACCGGGTGTTTACGCGCAGTCGGCGGGTAACGAGGGGGTGAAGATTTCCGTGCGTGGTTCCGGCATCAACCGTGCGCCGGGCGCCCATGCCTCGGGGCTGTACACGATGCTCGATGGCCTGCCGTTGACCGGCCCCGGCGGCACGCCCTATGAATTGCTCGAACCATTGTGGGTCGATCACGTTGAAGTGTTGCGCGGCGCCAATGGCTTTGACCGTGGCTCGCTGGCACTCGGCGGCGCCATCGATTACGTCAGCCACACCGGCTACAACGCTCCGAAACTGCAAGTGCGCTACGCCACCGGCAGCCACGGTTATCAGCAGCGCCAGGTGAGTTCCGGACAAGTGCTGGGCGACTTCGATTACTACGTGTCGCTGACCGATGCCAACGCCGACGGTTATCAGGATCACACCGCCAGCGAAAGCAAAGGCCTGATTGCCAACTTCGGTTACCGCTTCAACCCGAATCTGGAAACACGCTTCTACATCCGTTACCGCGAAACCGACAACGACCTCGCCGGCCGCGTGACCAAGCATTCCATCGAACATGATCCTCGCGCCGCCAACCCTTCCTACGTGTCGCGCGACGACAGCCGCAAACAGCCCGGCAGCACCTTCATCGGTAACAAGACCACGTTCTACATCGACGACGATTCGAGCATCCAGACCGGCCTGGTCTATCACGATTACCCGATGGACCTGCGCGAAGGCCCGAACCGCCTGAAAGTCGCCTACACCGACGTCAGCGGCACCTTCGACTACAAACGCCGCGACACAATTTTTGGCATGGAAAGCCGCAGTAATGTCGGCCTGCGCGTGACCAAACATTTGCCCAACGACGGCGCCAGCGAAATGGTGCGCATCCCCACCGGCAACACCGCCGGCTACGCGCCGGGCACGCACATGCGCAACTTCACCTATCAGGGTTCGGACACCGTCCTGCACTTGGGCAACGACCTGGAAATCGCCGACGACCTCTGGCTGACCACCGGCCTCGCCGCCATCTACACCCGCCGCGAAAGTGACGTGACCTACCCGCATAGCGGCGGCAAAACCAGCATGAACGATTGGGACTACGCCCCGCGCCTCGGCCTGCGCTACCAGATCACGCCAGACCTGCAAGTGTTCGGCAACCTCAGCCGCTCGGTCGAAGCACCGCACCCGTGGTCGCTGATCTACAGCTCCAACGTGCGCTTCCCGGCCGGCAACGGCGCGGCAACCGGCACGCAAAAAGATCCGGTCAAACTGCAAAACCAGACAGCGACCACACTGGAACTCGGTGGGCGCGGTGACAGTGTCGTCGGCGAATGGAGTCTGGCGTGGTATTACGCGCAAGTGCGGCATGAGCTGCTGTCGGTGCTGCCGGATGCCAATGCCGTCACGCCGTATGAGTTGAATGCCAGCCCGACCGTGCACCAAGGTGTCGAAGCCAGCCTGAACAGCCAACTCTGGTCGGCTGCCGATGGCCGACAGTTGAGCTTGCGCCAGGCGTATACGTTCAGCGATTTCCACTATCGCGACGATGAGCGCTTCGGCGATAACCGCTTGCCGGGGTTGCCGATGCACTACTACCAGGGCGAATTACGTTATGACTGGCCGCAGGGTTTCTTCGCAGCGGTGAATACCCAGTTGGTTTCCAAAGTTGCAGTGGATTACGCAGACAGTTACTACGCCGATCCTTACGCGCTGTTCGGTGCAACGCTAGGCTACAACGCGCCGAAGGGCGACTGGCAAGGCTGGGTGGACATGCGTAATTTGACCAACAAGCACTACGCGGCGACGGTCACGCCGGGCTATGACGACAAAGGCCTGGATGCTGCGCGGTCGACGCCGGGTGAAGGGATGGGGGTTTATGTTGGGGTTTCGTGGAGTTTGCTCTGA
- a CDS encoding DUF695 domain-containing protein: MNRIKSNNQNTLNRTLPLLLLLASTVLLNTGCAHPPPPVERDPCLDEDPSQSAAYEDCVVDRNDERDAALKAILGTGPGLYTQARLVEPSEDPLQDSDYLDIPGPMNFHTANTISAAEQQALPFKMKVRWNYTSRKFLPRPRDLVRMNEMEALLTSAATENGLAKWVCTVTGEQRREWVFYARSDADFMTRMQTILAATGPYPVEWSGRKDPAHKVDGTSSANASGEILITPKLCVE; the protein is encoded by the coding sequence TTGAATCGCATTAAATCCAACAACCAAAACACCCTTAATCGCACTTTGCCGCTGCTACTGCTGTTGGCATCAACAGTTCTGCTCAACACGGGATGCGCCCATCCACCGCCACCGGTCGAACGCGACCCGTGCCTGGATGAAGACCCAAGCCAGAGTGCGGCTTACGAGGACTGTGTGGTTGACCGTAATGACGAAAGAGATGCGGCACTCAAGGCCATTCTTGGCACTGGTCCTGGTCTTTATACACAAGCACGTCTTGTCGAGCCGAGCGAGGACCCTCTACAGGATTCCGACTACCTGGATATCCCAGGCCCCATGAACTTCCACACTGCCAACACAATTTCTGCGGCGGAGCAGCAAGCGTTGCCGTTCAAGATGAAAGTCCGCTGGAACTACACTTCCCGGAAGTTCCTGCCGCGACCTCGCGATCTGGTGCGCATGAATGAAATGGAAGCTTTGCTAACGTCGGCCGCAACGGAAAACGGCCTGGCGAAGTGGGTGTGCACCGTGACCGGTGAGCAACGTCGAGAGTGGGTTTTCTACGCCCGAAGCGACGCTGATTTCATGACTCGCATGCAAACGATACTGGCCGCGACCGGGCCGTATCCCGTCGAATGGAGCGGTCGTAAAGATCCTGCGCACAAGGTCGATGGGACAAGTAGCGCCAACGCTTCCGGGGAAATCCTTATTACCCCGAAACTGTGCGTGGAGTGA
- a CDS encoding GIY-YIG nuclease family protein, which produces MASELQAPSSTILPPNPQDAVLATLPPMANLIVDRAIDNVTRKLVAGYRNKRNATPNANHTDFSAEAKEALKATSAQSVMQVANRGQAWKEMIQKSLTHGISSLATLKFDGKFTIENGQRPDDFKQKMPNAPGVYVVFDKYDKPVYVGDSENMQSRWNAGHFNEYKQGQKPGAEPYKLADVMETGCTVRFINMESKETAAALEAHLIRENFAQFKDVSKSEKNSSADEDAKREPALSDGRLRNRKEELATEQGTRSNQEAKKIKDTSGATISLAAGAAGEAFKNVGYDIFERLTTTAIKAIKDELVDVLSGGVAKIKVRVDRMLKKILAVLRNVLENPLQLLRGIAEFIVNALSKTIGQIYNLARNLFDLANNSWQLYKGAQTMPREELVRKISETVIISGSLVIWDSLDLMLEKWLVAQTGGALAPFAPYISAAVAAVGFGISAHALQGFMTRIINAVIAFQDGQVEVLNAERAACEQLIIVAENELALFGDLGGYIESELMVLGQMETYTRTLSIHEPIAAIDPLTLRIIRS; this is translated from the coding sequence GTGGCCAGCGAACTTCAAGCACCTTCCAGCACGATATTGCCCCCGAATCCTCAGGATGCAGTCTTGGCGACCTTGCCACCCATGGCCAACCTGATTGTTGATCGCGCTATCGATAACGTGACCCGCAAGTTGGTGGCAGGCTACCGCAACAAACGCAACGCCACTCCGAACGCCAACCACACCGATTTCAGTGCCGAGGCTAAAGAAGCTTTGAAAGCGACTTCGGCCCAGTCCGTCATGCAGGTCGCAAACCGCGGCCAGGCGTGGAAAGAGATGATTCAGAAGAGCCTGACGCATGGCATTTCATCGCTGGCAACCTTGAAGTTCGATGGCAAGTTCACGATCGAGAATGGCCAACGACCGGATGATTTCAAGCAGAAAATGCCCAACGCCCCCGGCGTCTATGTTGTCTTCGATAAATACGATAAGCCTGTGTATGTGGGCGACAGCGAGAACATGCAATCGCGCTGGAATGCCGGCCATTTCAACGAATACAAGCAGGGGCAGAAACCTGGAGCAGAGCCTTACAAACTCGCCGATGTGATGGAAACCGGTTGTACCGTCCGGTTCATCAATATGGAATCCAAAGAGACCGCCGCCGCATTGGAAGCCCATCTGATCAGGGAGAACTTTGCTCAGTTCAAGGACGTGAGCAAGAGCGAGAAAAATTCTTCTGCGGACGAAGATGCCAAACGAGAGCCGGCATTGTCCGACGGCAGGCTTAGGAACAGAAAGGAGGAGCTGGCGACTGAACAGGGCACCCGCAGCAACCAAGAAGCGAAGAAGATCAAAGACACATCGGGGGCGACCATTTCTCTAGCGGCCGGTGCAGCCGGCGAGGCTTTCAAGAATGTTGGTTATGACATCTTCGAGCGACTGACGACGACTGCAATCAAAGCCATCAAAGATGAACTGGTAGACGTGTTGAGTGGAGGCGTCGCCAAGATCAAGGTGCGCGTAGATCGGATGTTGAAGAAGATCCTCGCAGTATTGCGCAATGTATTGGAAAACCCGCTACAGCTCTTGCGTGGTATTGCCGAGTTCATCGTCAACGCCCTGTCCAAGACCATCGGCCAGATCTACAACCTGGCGCGCAACCTTTTCGATTTGGCCAACAACAGCTGGCAGCTCTACAAAGGGGCGCAGACGATGCCCCGTGAGGAGCTCGTCCGCAAAATCAGTGAAACCGTCATCATTAGCGGATCATTGGTGATATGGGATTCGCTCGACCTGATGCTGGAAAAATGGCTGGTAGCACAGACAGGTGGCGCCTTGGCCCCATTCGCGCCTTACATCTCAGCAGCCGTCGCTGCCGTGGGTTTCGGCATTTCAGCTCATGCCCTGCAAGGTTTCATGACCCGCATTATCAACGCAGTCATCGCCTTCCAGGACGGGCAAGTGGAGGTGCTGAACGCTGAGCGCGCAGCGTGTGAGCAACTCATCATCGTCGCAGAAAACGAACTGGCGCTGTTTGGCGATCTGGGTGGCTACATCGAGTCAGAGCTGATGGTTCTGGGACAGATGGAAACTTATACCCGCACGTTGTCGATTCATGAGCCCATTGCCGCGATCGACCCTCTCACTCTCCGTATTATCCGCTCCTGA
- a CDS encoding c-type cytochrome, whose protein sequence is MKVLLIAALGILSVVQTSLSVADNANGKSLFVQRCAMCHGADIKATGPLANKSQPPAPDLTTTAFKKRLNDYPGVIVSSIILRPNGDLIPRTLRENGVKIAPHAWSVEDFRDLNQYMSSVISKSR, encoded by the coding sequence ATGAAAGTACTGCTTATCGCGGCGCTTGGAATTCTGTCGGTTGTTCAAACATCTTTGTCCGTTGCCGATAACGCCAATGGCAAGAGTCTTTTTGTGCAGCGATGTGCGATGTGCCACGGAGCCGATATCAAGGCAACAGGCCCCTTGGCAAATAAAAGCCAGCCGCCGGCACCTGACCTGACAACAACCGCCTTCAAGAAACGCCTGAATGATTATCCGGGGGTCATCGTCTCCTCGATCATCCTTCGCCCCAATGGCGACTTGATTCCGAGGACCCTGCGCGAGAACGGCGTAAAAATAGCGCCGCACGCCTGGAGCGTTGAAGACTTTCGCGACTTGAATCAATACATGAGTAGCGTGATTTCAAAAAGTCGCTGA